Proteins from a genomic interval of Corynebacterium deserti GIMN1.010:
- a CDS encoding GatB/YqeY domain-containing protein, with translation MSELKDKIRADLTASMKARDKDTTGTLRMLLSALTQEETTGTKHELGDDEVLKVIAREIKKRRESAEVYTENGRQELADVELKEASILEAYQPKQLDDDELNALIDEAIAEVGGEADMKKMGQIMKAATAKAAGRADGKRLSTAVKSRLAN, from the coding sequence ATGAGTGAACTTAAAGATAAAATTCGTGCGGACCTGACGGCGTCGATGAAGGCTCGTGACAAGGACACGACGGGAACGTTGCGTATGTTGTTGTCGGCGTTGACGCAGGAAGAGACCACTGGAACGAAGCATGAGCTGGGTGATGATGAGGTCTTGAAGGTCATCGCAAGGGAGATAAAGAAGCGTCGCGAGTCGGCTGAGGTGTACACGGAGAACGGTCGTCAGGAGCTTGCCGACGTCGAGCTCAAGGAGGCTTCTATCCTTGAGGCGTACCAGCCTAAGCAGCTTGACGACGATGAGCTGAATGCGCTTATCGACGAAGCTATCGCCGAGGTCGGTGGCGAAGCCGATATGAAGAAGATGGGTCAGATCATGAAGGCTGCGACTGCTAAAGCTGCTGGCCGTGCAGATGGAAAACGACTCTCCACTGCTGTGAAGAGCCGTTTGGCAAACTAG